TGTATCCGGATTTGCATTTTGTCGATCCGGCCGATCCGAATTTTCCGTTTCTCGATCCCGGCAGACGCACCGTGGCGCGCAGCATATGGAGTCGCGAGACGGTCAAGGACAGCCTGACCTCGGACAGCAATGCCGAGTTGAAATTGCTCACCGGGCCGGTGGCGCACAAGTTGTTGTTCGGCGTCGACTACCGCGAGCTCCGGGAACGCGCGCGATCCGGCTTCGCTACCGACCCCACGCCATTCGATCTCTACGCACCGGTTTACACCGGCGTGACCCCGCCGGTGCTGTCGCCCGAACCGGATCTGCGCCAAACCCAGCTCGGGCTTTATGCGCAGGACCAGATGCGGCTCGGACCGTGGCTCGCGGTCCTCGGCATCCGCCAGGACTACGTCACCAGTGATGTCGTGGGATCGCCGGTGGAAAACACCAAGGCGACCACCGGACGCGCCGGCCTGATGTATGAACTACCGTTTGGCCTGACGCCTTACGTCTCCTACGCAACGTCATTCACGCCGGTGTTCGGCTCCGGCGTCTGCCTCGATGGCATCTGCAAGGCGCAGCAGGGTGAAATGGTGGAGCTGGGCTTCAAGTACAATCCGTTTGCCGGCACCGCGATCAACGGCGCGATCTTCGACACCACCGAGAAGAACCGGCTCGCGACCGATCCCGCCAGCTCCCAGTTCTACGTCCAGACCGGCAAGGTGCGGATTCGCGGCGCCGAACTCGAGGTGATCACCCGCGTGACGCCGGACCTCGATCTGATCGGCGCCTACGCCTACGTCAACGCCATGGTGGAAAGCGGCGATAATGCCGGCAAGCGCGTCGAAACCGTTCCCGAACATCAGGCCTCGCTATGGGCGAAGTACCGTCTCACCGCGCTCGGCCTGCCGGGTGTGACGATCGGGAGCGGGGTGCGCTACATCGGCGAGTCCTGGGACGGCACCGACACCATCCGTACGCCTGATTACACATTGTTCGACGCCATGATCCGCTACGAGACCGGGCCGTGGCGGTTTCAGGTCAATGCCAGCAACATTGCCGACAAGCGTCACGTCACCACGTGCCTCGCGCGCGGCGACTGCTTCTTCGGCATCGGCCGCACCGTGCTGGGGAGCGCAACCTACCGGTTTTAGGGCGTGACGCTGAAAGGGGAGGCCGGTCTCACTTCGGCTTCGCCCGGTACGTCTGCAGAAACAACCGCATCGCGCTGTCGACCACACGCGCGATGCGCTCCGCCGATGGCGCCGGTTCTGCCTGAAACACGAACGGCAGAAACAGCGTCGCCTGGCACATCTGCATGAACTGCGCTGCGGCGAGCTGGCAGTCGTCGATCGCAAGATCGTCCGGCCCGACACGGGCCTGCAGATAATCGGCGAGACGGTTGATCGTCTTCGCCAGCACATTCTCGTAGAACCGGCGTCCGACCTCCGGCATCCGTTCGGCGATCGCCATCACCGTGCGGATCGACGATCCGCCGCCTGGCCGGCACATCGTTCCGATGTAGGTCCGGCCGAACTCCCGCAGCGTGGTTTCGACATCGCGCCTGGGGTCTAGATTGTAGGCGATCTTGCCCTTTTCGAGCGCTTCGTCCTCGACGATGGCTTCGAACAGCCGGCTCTTGTCGGCGAAATAGACGTAGAGCGTGCCTTTGGAGACGCCGGCCGACCGCGCGATCTCGTTCATGCTGGCTCCATCGAAGCCAAGATCCATGAACACCTTGCGCGCGCCGTCCAGAATCTGGCGGCGCTTCGAACTATCCTCGTCGCCAAATAGATGAATCGCGCTTGGCGTTGATGCAACCATTGGTTTATCTTCTCGCGCAAGAATTCAACCGGGGATTCCAGCAGGAAGCCGTTCTCGCGTTATGGTCCGTATTGCACGAATGTATCTTGACCGAACCGTTCGGTCAAGATACTTTTGAACCGAGGTGCCGATGCGGCCGGTTTTCGGCCTCACTTGCATCGCGACATCTAGGATGGGAGGGCCGTAATGGCCGCAACGAGAGACCAGGCCGCACGAATCGTTCGTGCCGATCCCGAAGGGACGGAGGATGAGGCCACGCGCGAGGCCAGTTCTCAGCTTGCGGATCAGTTGCGTCACGTCGCGGATGAAACCAGGCGCCGCCCCGTGGAGCCGCCCGCGACTTCCGCCGACGCAGCCGCG
This portion of the Bradyrhizobium sp. AZCC 2262 genome encodes:
- a CDS encoding TonB-dependent siderophore receptor — translated: MNACLKTAGWFGAALPMLAAMIDVTPAEAQSSTRELPAVVVDQPSRPPAARSRLAPKRQTASTASRRAAQRAQTTPDAAAATSARAETATGPVRGYLANQSGTGTKTDTPLRETPQSITVVTADRVTDQGALTVQESLRYVPGVFADAYGPDSRGDYPRIRGQDPNIYLDGTRMVNTFNFNEWRPEPYTLERIEVLRGPASVLYGDTSTAGLLNLVSKRPQAEAFNEIGVQFGSFNRKQVQMDSTGKLTKDGEWLYRFIGVFRDSGTQTDYVPDDRIVLAPSLTWRPTNNTNWTVLGTYQKDNTGSSTAFLPHEGTLYPGPNGLIPVRRFAGEPGFDKYQTETGAISSLFEHSFNDALKVRQNMRYTHVEGIYRSMYPDLHFVDPADPNFPFLDPGRRTVARSIWSRETVKDSLTSDSNAELKLLTGPVAHKLLFGVDYRELRERARSGFATDPTPFDLYAPVYTGVTPPVLSPEPDLRQTQLGLYAQDQMRLGPWLAVLGIRQDYVTSDVVGSPVENTKATTGRAGLMYELPFGLTPYVSYATSFTPVFGSGVCLDGICKAQQGEMVELGFKYNPFAGTAINGAIFDTTEKNRLATDPASSQFYVQTGKVRIRGAELEVITRVTPDLDLIGAYAYVNAMVESGDNAGKRVETVPEHQASLWAKYRLTALGLPGVTIGSGVRYIGESWDGTDTIRTPDYTLFDAMIRYETGPWRFQVNASNIADKRHVTTCLARGDCFFGIGRTVLGSATYRF
- a CDS encoding TetR/AcrR family transcriptional regulator, which translates into the protein MVASTPSAIHLFGDEDSSKRRQILDGARKVFMDLGFDGASMNEIARSAGVSKGTLYVYFADKSRLFEAIVEDEALEKGKIAYNLDPRRDVETTLREFGRTYIGTMCRPGGGSSIRTVMAIAERMPEVGRRFYENVLAKTINRLADYLQARVGPDDLAIDDCQLAAAQFMQMCQATLFLPFVFQAEPAPSAERIARVVDSAMRLFLQTYRAKPK